The Streptomyces bacillaris sequence ATGCACTGCTCGCTGACCAGGCCGAGCGAACCGCGCCTGGCCGCCTGCTCGTTGGCCTGGGCGATCTTGTAGCCGGGGAAGTTCGAGGAGCCCGCGTACAGGATCTTGCCCTGCTGGACCAGGACGTCGATCGCCTGCCAGATCTCCTCGAACGGGGTGTTCCGGTCGACGTGGTGGAACTGGTAGAGGTCGATGTGGTCCGTCTGGAGCCGCTTGAGCGAGGCGTCGACCGCGCGCCGGATGTTCACGGCGGAGAGCTTGTCGTGGTTGGGCCAGGCGTCCCCGTCGGGGGCCATGTTCCCGTACATCTTGGTGGCCAGGACCACCTTGTCGCGGCGGCCGCCGCCCTGGGCGAACCAGGTGCCGAGGATCTCCTCGGTGCGCCCCTTGTTCTCGCCCCAGCCGTAGACGTTGGCGGTGTCGAAGAAGTTCAGGCCCGCGGCGAGCGCGGAGTCCATGATCGCGTGGCTGTCCGACTCGTTGGTCTGCGGGCCGAAGTTCATCGTGCCGAGCACGAGTCGGCTGACCTTGAGTCCGGTCCGAGCTGTGTGTACTTCATGACGCCCCAGCCAACTCCTTCGAGTCCACTCCAGGCAAGGACGCGTCGGCCCTGTGTCCCCGGCGGGTTCCCTGTGGGTGCCTGGTGGGTGCCCCGGTGGGCCCCTGGCGGCTTCCCGGTGAGTCCCCGGTGGGGGGTGTCCTCAGCCGTCCTTCTCCAGCGTGTTCACCAGCGTACGCAGCAGTCTGTTCAGCTCCTCGCAGTCCGCCGCGTCCAGCTCCGCGAGCATCCTGCGCTCGTTGCGCACATGGCCCTCGACCGTGGAGTCGACGAGCGTCCGTCCGGCGTCGGTGAGGGTGACGTACAGGCTGCGGCGGTCGCCGGGGACGGCCTCCCGGACGACCAGGCCGCGGGCGGCGAGGCGGTCGATCCGGTTCGTCAGGGCGGCGGAGCTGACCATGACGTTGGCGGCCAGCTCCTTGGGGGTGAGCGGGCGGTCGCTGCGGCGGAGGGTGGCGAGGACGTCGAACTCCCAGCGCTCCATGCCGTGTTCGGCGAAGTAGCGGCCGACCTCCTTGTCCACGAGCCGGGTCAGCCGCATGAGCCTCCCCACCGCGCCCATGGCCTCCAGATCCAGGTCGGACCTCAGGGCGGCCCACTGGTCCAGGAAGTCGTCGACCGAGTCGCGCACCCGCGCCCCGTCTTCTTCATCGCCACGCATCCGCCGACCTCACATCAAGTACTTCCACGTCGAACTGTTTGACGTCAGCCTACCGCCGCGCCTACTTTTCTGTTCCACGAGAGATAGTTCGACGTCGAATGATTGCCCAGGAGCCCGCCATGACCGACCAGCCCCGCCTGGTCAGGATCTCCCTGCTCACCGCCCTCGCCCCGGCCGTCTGGGGCTCCACCTACCTCGTCACCACCGAGTTCCTGCCGCCCGACCGGCCGCTGCTCGCCTCCACCCTGCGGGCCCTGCCCGCCGGGCTGATCCTGCTCCTGATCACCCGCGTCCTGCCCAAGGGCATCTGGTGGATACGGGCGACCGTGCTCGGCGTCCTGAACATCGGCGCCTTCTTCTACTGCCTCTTCCTCGCCGCCTACCACCTGCCCGGCGGAGTGGCCGCGCTCGTCACGGCCGTCCAGCCGCTGATCGTGCTGCTCCTCGGGCCGCTCGTGCTCGGCGCGCGCATCCGTCCCCTGCACCTGGGCGCCTTCGCCCTCGCCGCCCTGGGGGTCGCGCTGCTGGTCCTCCAGCCGAACGCCGGACTGGACGCCGTCGGTGTGGTGGCGGGGCTCCTGGGGGCCCTGAGCATGGCGGGCGGCATCGTGCTGACGAAGCGCTGGGGGCGGCCCGAGGGGGTCTCGCTGCTGGCCTTCACCGGGTGGCAGCTCACCGTCGGCGGGCTGGTCCTGCTGCCCGTCACCCTGCTCGGTGAATCGCTGCCGTCGAAGCTGACCTGGGCCAATGTCGGCGGCTTCGGCTATCTGACGATCGTCGGGGCGCTGCTCGCGTACGTGCTGTGGTTCAACGGCATCGCGCGGCTGCCGGCCCTCGCCGCCTCGTTCCTGTCGTTCGCCTCGCCCCTGTGCGCGACCGTCCTCGGCTACCTCTTCCTCGGGCAGACGCTGGGGCCGCTCCAGTGGCTGGGCGCGGCGGGGGTCGTCGGCGCGGTGGTGCTGGTGCAGCGGGGCGCGGGGGCGGCGCCGACGGCACCGGCAGCCCGTACGGACACCCCGCCCGGCTCAGGCACCTCACCAGGCTCGGGCGCCCCGCTCTCCTCAGGCGCCGAAGGCGGCCGACACGGCGACGACGAGGAACATGAGCACGAGCGCGGCCGCCATGATGCGGTTTCTGGTCTTCGGGTCCACCCTTCGAGCGTAACCGCACCGCTCACCGCCCCAGCGCCCAGGCCCGCACCACCGCGTAGCGCGGCCGCTCCCCCGGCACCCCCGAGTGCGGAAGTTCACTCCGCACGAGACTCAGCTCACCGGCCTCCCACCCCTGCCCCTCGAACCCCGCCAGCGCCTCGGTGAACGGCCGCAGCTCCGCCCCCGTCCGGCTCCGGGCCAGGGTGAGGTGCGGGGTGAAGCGGCGGTGCTCCTCCAGCGGAACCCCGGACCGCCGGCCCGCCGCGTCCGCGCGCTCGGCCAGCAGCCGCAGCGCGTCGAGCCCGCCCGCAGCCCCGGCCCAGAGCGCCCGCCCACCGAAGTGCCCCGCCCCGTGGACGCGGAGGCGGAAGGGCTCGGTCCGGTGCGCGGCCCGCCCCAGCCGCGCCTCCAGCTCCGGCCGTACGTCCTCGTCCGGCACCTCCCCGTAGAACGCCAGCGTGACGTGCCAGTCCTCGGGCCGCGTCCAGCGCAGGTCCTGCGCGCCGGGGAGGGCGTGGAGGGGCGCCACCGCCGTACGGAGTCCGGCCACGGCGGAGGGCGGTGGCAGGACGGCGGCGAAGAGGCGCTGGGCGGGGCGGCGGCGCCGGGTGGGCGGGTGGCCGGGCTGACGGCCGGGGTCACGGTCCGGCTGACGGTCGGCGTCACGGCTGCTCATGGGCGCGAGTCTCGCAGAGGCTCCCAGGGTCCGGGCGTGTCCGGAGAGCCAGGCCTATCGTTGTACTACGCGGCTGCCCGTACGCCCGTGCGGCAGCGGGGAGGAGCGGCACGATGACCGTCGTAGACACCGACAGGATCGACATGGCCGACACCAGCGACGAGCGCACTCTGGACATGATGTTCGAGTGGCTTGAGCCCACCCCCGAGGGATTCAAGGTCGAGATCGTCGAGGGGAACGTCTACATGTCGCCGCAGCGGGACACGCACTGGCGGATCATCTTGGGCATCATTCGGCAGTTGCTGCCCCGCTACCCGGAAGACCGGCTGCTCTCCGACGTACGCATCGACTTCCCCGGCCTCCTCAACGGCTTCGCCTCCGACGTCGTCGCCCTCGCCTCCGACGCCGTCAAGGGTGACGACGGGCGCTGGCGCTACCAGGACATCGAGTTCGTCGCCGAGGTGATCTCCCGGAGCACCGGTGCCAATGACTACGGGGCCAAGAAGGCCGTCTACGCCACCGCCGAGGTCCCTGTCTACCTCATCGTCGACCCGTACACCGGGACCTGGCACCTGCACACGATCCCGAAGGGCGACGAGTACCGCAGCGTCCTGAGCCTGGACTTCGGGACCCCCGTCGACCTGACGTCGACTGTCGTCGGCCTGACCCTCGCGACCGACGCCTTCCCTCGCGACTGACCCCCGCCCGGACACGCGGAAGGCGCCCCCCCTGCCCAGGGGACGGGCGCCTTCCGCGTGGGCCCCGTGAGCTCCATGAGCGTGGGCCCCGTGAGCCACATGGACGCACGGGGTGCGTACGTCACGCCGCCGTCGCCAGCCGCTCGCGCGGTACGAAGCGGACGTGCGGGCGGCCCGGGCGGAGGTCGACCTTCAGGCGGAGGCCGCCGACGCGGGCGAGGGCGAAGCCGACGGCCAGGGCGGCGATCACCGAGATCACGCCGCCGGACGCGAAGCCGACGCGGGCGCCGTACGTGTCGCTGATCCAGCCGACGATCGGGGCGCCCACCGGCGTACCCCCGGCGAAGACCATCATGTAGAGGCTCATCACCCGGCCCCGCATCTCGGGGTCGGCCGCCATCTGCACGCTCGTGTTCGCCGTGATGTTCGTCGTCAGGCCGAGCATTCCGATCGGGACCAGGAGGAGAGAGAACAGCCAGACGTACGGGGAGAGCGAGGCCGCGATCTCCAGCAGGCCGAACGCCGTGCCCGCCGCCACCAGCATCCGCAGCCGGGTGGAGCGGCGCCGGGCCGAGAGCAGGGCTCCGGCCAGCGAACCGGCGGCCATCAGGATGTTGAAGAAGGAGTACATCCCCGCGCCGCCGTCGAAGACCCCGTCGGCGAAGGCGGTCAGCCAGATCGGGAAGTTGAACCCGAACGTGCCGACGAAGCCGACCAGGACGATCGGCCAGATCAGCTCCGGGCGGCCCCGGACGTAACGCAGTCCCTCGCGCAGCTGGCCCTTGGCGCGGGGCACCCGCACCGAGGCGTGGAGTTCGCTCGTCCGCATCATCAGCAGGCCGATGAGCGGGGCCAGGAAGGAGAGGCCGTTGAGCAGGAACGCCCAGCCGCTGCCGACCGTCGTGATCAGGACACCCGCGACGGCGGGGCCGATGAGCCGGGCGGACTGGAAGTTCGCCGAGTTCAGGCTGACCGCGTTGCGGAGCTGGGCGGGGCCGACCATCTCGGAGACGAACGACTGGCGGGCCGGGTTGTCGACGACCGTCACCATGCCGAGCAGGAACGCGATCAGATAGACGTGCCAGACCTCCACGACCCCGGTCAGGGTCAGGACGGCCAGCGCGATACCGCACAGGCCGAGCATGGCCTGGCTGACGAGCAGGATCTGCCGCTTCGGGAGGCGGTCGGCGATGACACCGCCGTACAGGCCGAAGAGCAGCAGCGGAAGGAACTGGAGGGCCGTGGTGATGCCCACGGCCGTGGCGGAGCCCGTCAGGCTCAGGACGAGCCAGTCCTGCGTGATGCGGGACATCCAGGTACCGGTGTTGGAGATCACGGCGCCCGTCGCGAACAGGCGGTAGTTACGGATCTTCAGCGACGAGAAGGTCCCGCCGGTCTTGCTCTCGTGGGTGGAAGTCGGTGCGGGGGCGGAGTCTGCTCCGGGTCCCGTACTCAAAAGGGTTCATCTCCTCGTACGTCTGCGGCGTGCTGTCCGACGAGGACGTGACGACGGGCGCTCCGGCGGTGATCGGGTCCGGTCGGGCCGTACAGCGTGTGTACGGCCCGACCGGTCACCGCCGGTGCGCCCGCGGGGTCACAGGTGGGCGAGCTTCTCCAGCACGGGCGCGGCGGCCCGCAGCTTCTCCCACTCGTCCTCGTCCAGGCCCTCGGCGAGCTGGGCCAGCCAGGCATTCCGCTTGGTGCGGCTCTCCGCGAGCATGGCCTCGGCCTGCTCGGTCTGGCTGACCCTCTTCTGCCGACGGTCATCGGGGTGCGGTTCCAGCCTGACGAGTCCCTTCGCCTCCAGCAGCGCGACGATGCGGGTCATCGACGGGGGCTGCACGTGCTCCTTGCGGGCCAGCTCGCCAGGGGTGGCCGAGCCGCAGCGGGCAAGGGTGCCGAGCACCGACATCTCGGTGGGGCTCAGCGATTCGTCGACGCGCTGGTGCTTCAGGCGCCGGCCCAGCAGCATCACGGCCGAGCGGAGGGAGCTCACGGCGGCGGCACTCTCGCCGTCGTGGATCAGGTCAGGCATGTTCGTTAGCGTAACTCATTACCCTATCTAAATACCACCCGATAAGGCGCCAGCGGAGTTCCGATCACCCGAACGGGTGAGTTGGAAGCGGAAAGTGACGCGCGGAGCGCCCCGGGGCGGCGACCCTGCTGGACATGGGATCGACAGTACTCAGCCTGCGGATAGACGGTGAGCTGCTCGACCGGCTCCGGCAGCATGCGGCAAAACGCGGAATGAGCGTCCAGGACTATGTGGTCCGGACGCTCATTCGCGACGACTTCGACGAACGCTTCAAGGCGGCCGTCGACGAGACGGAGAAGTTCTACGGGGACGCCCGAGGGAGCGTGACGCCACCGATCACGTGAGACCGGTCACGTGAAGCCGGTTACGTGAGACCGAGCGCCGGCATCGCGTAGTAGAAGACGAAGACCGCCGACACCACGTACATCGCGATCGGGACCTCACGGCCCCGGCCCGCCGCCAGCCGCAGCACGGAGAAGGCGATGAAGCCGATGCCGATGCCGTTGGTGATCGAGTACGTGAACGGCATCATCACCATCGCCAGGAACGCCGGGACCGCGAGCGTGTAGTCGCTCCAGTCGATGTCCCGTACCGACCCCGCGATGATCAGGAAGCCGACCGCCAGCAGGGCGGGGGTGGCCGCCTGCGACGGGACCATGGTCGCCAGCGGTGTGAGGAACAGCGCCACCGAGAAGAGCAGACCGGTCACCACGCTCGCCAGTCCGGTGCGGGCGCCCTCTCCGACGCCCGCCGTGGACTCCACGAAGCACGTGGTGGCGGAGGCGGAGGTCGCACCGCCCGAGGCGACCGCGATGCCGTCCACGAACAGCACCTTGTTGATGCCGGGGAAGTTGCCGTCCCGGTCCATCAGCTCGGCCTCGTCACCGACGCCCAGGATGGTGCCCATCGCGTCGAAGAAGCAGGACAGCAGCACGGTGAAGACGAACAGGATGCCGGTCAGATAGCCGACCTTGGCGAAGCCGCCGAAGAGGCTGACCTCACCGAGCAGCCCGAAGTCCGGCGCGGAGACCGGGTTCCCCGGCCACGACGGCGTCGTCAGCCCCCAGGCACCCTCGGGCAGCCCGGCCACCGCGTCGATGACCAGGGCGACCACCGTCATGGCGATGATCGAGATGAGGATCGCGCCGGGCACCTTGCGCACGATCAGCGCGAGCGTGAGCAGCGCGCCGAGGACGAAGACCAGGATCGGCCAGCCGTTGAGGTGGCCGGTGGCGCCGAGCTGGAGCGGGACGGTGGTGTGGGCCTCGTTCGGAATGCGCGAGACGAAGCCGGAGTCGACCAGGCCGATGAGCAGGATGAAGAGGCCGATGCCGATCGCGATGCCCTTGCGGAGCGAGCGCGGTACGGCGTTCATCACGCGCTCGCGCAGCCCGGTCGCGACCAGCAGCATGACCACGATGCCCGCGAGGACCACCATGCCCATCGCGTCCGGCCAGCTCATCCGGGGGGCGAGCTGGAGGGCGACCACGGTGTTGACGCCGAGCCCGGCGGCGAGCGCGATCGGCACGTTGCCGATGACGCCCATCAGGAGCGTGGAGAAGGCGGCGGAGAGCACGGTGGCGGTGACCAGCTGACCGTTGTCGAGCTGGTGGCCGTACATGTCCTTCGCGCTGCCCAGGATGATCGGGTTGAGCACGATGATGTACGCCATCGCGAAGAACGTGGCGAACCCGCCGCGCAGCTCGCGCGCGACGCTCGACCCCCGCTCGGAGATCTTGAAGAACCGGTCCAGGCTGCCCGCGGGCTGCGGAGCCGAGGGCTGCGGGGCGTCGACCGGAGCGGTGGCCGAGGGGGGCATGGGTGACCTCAGTCGTACGTAGGGGTGGAGGGCGTGGCAGCAGCGGCACGAAGGGCGGAAGGCGATCAACATTGGATGTTCAGACGAACAAATCGAGCCAGCCCAAAGCAGATTCAGTATGAACACATAAGGCGAAGATCGCTATCTCCGCGCGTAGACCCTTGGGGGCCTTGAGGACGAACAGCCCCCCGGCCTGCCGTAC is a genomic window containing:
- a CDS encoding MarR family winged helix-turn-helix transcriptional regulator; translated protein: MPDLIHDGESAAAVSSLRSAVMLLGRRLKHQRVDESLSPTEMSVLGTLARCGSATPGELARKEHVQPPSMTRIVALLEAKGLVRLEPHPDDRRQKRVSQTEQAEAMLAESRTKRNAWLAQLAEGLDEDEWEKLRAAAPVLEKLAHL
- a CDS encoding Uma2 family endonuclease, with translation MTVVDTDRIDMADTSDERTLDMMFEWLEPTPEGFKVEIVEGNVYMSPQRDTHWRIILGIIRQLLPRYPEDRLLSDVRIDFPGLLNGFASDVVALASDAVKGDDGRWRYQDIEFVAEVISRSTGANDYGAKKAVYATAEVPVYLIVDPYTGTWHLHTIPKGDEYRSVLSLDFGTPVDLTSTVVGLTLATDAFPRD
- a CDS encoding MarR family winged helix-turn-helix transcriptional regulator; its protein translation is MRDSVDDFLDQWAALRSDLDLEAMGAVGRLMRLTRLVDKEVGRYFAEHGMERWEFDVLATLRRSDRPLTPKELAANVMVSSAALTNRIDRLAARGLVVREAVPGDRRSLYVTLTDAGRTLVDSTVEGHVRNERRMLAELDAADCEELNRLLRTLVNTLEKDG
- a CDS encoding aldo/keto reductase, translated to MNFGPQTNESDSHAIMDSALAAGLNFFDTANVYGWGENKGRTEEILGTWFAQGGGRRDKVVLATKMYGNMAPDGDAWPNHDKLSAVNIRRAVDASLKRLQTDHIDLYQFHHVDRNTPFEEIWQAIDVLVQQGKILYAGSSNFPGYKIAQANEQAARRGSLGLVSEQCIYNLAERRAEMEVIPAAQEYGLGVIPWSPLHGGLLGGVIKKEATEGRRASGRSADALANSTVRSQVQAYEDLLEKHGLEPGEAALAWLLTRPGITGPIVGPRTTEQLDSALRALELDLPEPVLTGLDEIFPGPGPSPEAFAW
- the thpR gene encoding RNA 2',3'-cyclic phosphodiesterase, with amino-acid sequence MSSRDADRQPDRDPGRQPGHPPTRRRRPAQRLFAAVLPPPSAVAGLRTAVAPLHALPGAQDLRWTRPEDWHVTLAFYGEVPDEDVRPELEARLGRAAHRTEPFRLRVHGAGHFGGRALWAGAAGGLDALRLLAERADAAGRRSGVPLEEHRRFTPHLTLARSRTGAELRPFTEALAGFEGQGWEAGELSLVRSELPHSGVPGERPRYAVVRAWALGR
- a CDS encoding MFS transporter; this encodes MSTGPGADSAPAPTSTHESKTGGTFSSLKIRNYRLFATGAVISNTGTWMSRITQDWLVLSLTGSATAVGITTALQFLPLLLFGLYGGVIADRLPKRQILLVSQAMLGLCGIALAVLTLTGVVEVWHVYLIAFLLGMVTVVDNPARQSFVSEMVGPAQLRNAVSLNSANFQSARLIGPAVAGVLITTVGSGWAFLLNGLSFLAPLIGLLMMRTSELHASVRVPRAKGQLREGLRYVRGRPELIWPIVLVGFVGTFGFNFPIWLTAFADGVFDGGAGMYSFFNILMAAGSLAGALLSARRRSTRLRMLVAAGTAFGLLEIAASLSPYVWLFSLLLVPIGMLGLTTNITANTSVQMAADPEMRGRVMSLYMMVFAGGTPVGAPIVGWISDTYGARVGFASGGVISVIAALAVGFALARVGGLRLKVDLRPGRPHVRFVPRERLATAA
- a CDS encoding NCS2 family permease; protein product: MPPSATAPVDAPQPSAPQPAGSLDRFFKISERGSSVARELRGGFATFFAMAYIIVLNPIILGSAKDMYGHQLDNGQLVTATVLSAAFSTLLMGVIGNVPIALAAGLGVNTVVALQLAPRMSWPDAMGMVVLAGIVVMLLVATGLRERVMNAVPRSLRKGIAIGIGLFILLIGLVDSGFVSRIPNEAHTTVPLQLGATGHLNGWPILVFVLGALLTLALIVRKVPGAILISIIAMTVVALVIDAVAGLPEGAWGLTTPSWPGNPVSAPDFGLLGEVSLFGGFAKVGYLTGILFVFTVLLSCFFDAMGTILGVGDEAELMDRDGNFPGINKVLFVDGIAVASGGATSASATTCFVESTAGVGEGARTGLASVVTGLLFSVALFLTPLATMVPSQAATPALLAVGFLIIAGSVRDIDWSDYTLAVPAFLAMVMMPFTYSITNGIGIGFIAFSVLRLAAGRGREVPIAMYVVSAVFVFYYAMPALGLT